The segment CGGTCAGTTATGGATATGTGAACTTAGCTTTCGCATCCATACTGTTGAAATATGTGATCATGGATATACACTGGTTGTTATCATTGACGTTGGATTGCTCCTCAAGGATGTTAGTTGCAGGCTCCGGTTGTTAATATCTTCAGGTTGTTGTAATCTTATGATAGAAGCTAGATTAGATATGGATGTAATCTGCTTGTTTGTTATTGACTTGTTGTACAAGAGTTGTAAACCACGAACACGGAGCCCCACACTTGAGAGGGCATGCGTTACAGCCATTCTTTCATGGTAATCAGGGCTAGGGTTCTAGTCCACAAAATTCTGAATGGCATCCTCTTCCGTTCCACCTGCTGCGTTCTCTCTGATCGGCTGCCCGGTCACGGAGAAGCTAGGGAAGAACAACTTCACCATTTGGAGTGCCCATGTCCTATCTGCTCTTCGTGGGGCAAGACTTGCACATCTCCTCGATGAGAAGACGGCTGCTGCTCCGGCAAAGCAGATCGCCAAGTCTGCAGAGAAGCCCGACGAGCTGAGTCCCAATCCTGAGTATGACGAGTGGATTGGTAAAGACCAGACGGTCTTCAATTATTTGTTTGCATCTGTCTCCAGGGACGTCCAAGTGCAGGTCTGCAACTGCACGACCTCTGTTGAGATATGGAAGTCCATCCAGGAGATGCAATCTGTGCAGTCGCGTGGACGGGTGATCAACACCCGCATGGCTCTTGCAACGGCCCAGAAGGGGTCCTCCACCATTGCCGATTTCTTTGGCAAAGTCAAGGGTCTGGCCAACGACATGGCGGCGGCTGGAAAGAAGCTTGAAGACAAGGAGGTGGCGTCATACATCCTCGCTGGTCTTGATGGGACCTATGACCCTGTGGTGTCTACCATATCAGGGCGTACTGCTGCGGAGCCCTTAACCCTAGGCGAACTCTACACACATCTTATGAGCTGGGAGCAGCGGATGGATCTCCTTGGAGGAGGTTCTAAATCTTCGGCGAACTCGGCCACACGAGGTGGTCGCGGTGGCTTCAAGCGTGGCGGAGGAGGCCGCGCTGGAGCACGTGGTCGCGGGCGCGACAACAATGGTGGCAATCGTCGCCAGACCAATGGTGATGGTCCAACTTGAGTATCATCCTGACCATTTCATTATCAAGGATCAGGCAACGAGGAAAACGCTGCTTAGGGGGAGATGCGAAGGTGGCCTTTATCCGCTGAAGTCTAGGTCTGCATCTGCATCGAATAAAGTGACCTTTGGCACCACCAGATCATCTTCGACTAGGTGGCACAACTGTCTGGGTCACCCTGCATCAGCAATAGTGCATCAAGTGCTTAGCAAGAACAAAATTTCTTTTGTTTCAGATTCAAATAAAACAAGTGTATGTGATGCTTGTCAGCAAGGCAAGAGTCACCAGCTACCCTATCCTAGGTCTACAAGTGTGTCCTCTAGTCCTCTAGAACTTGTATTCTCTGATGTGTGGGGTCCTGCGCCTACATCTGTAGGCAAATACACTTATTATGTCAGTTTTATAGATGACTTCAGCAAATTCATTTGGATATACTTGCTTCGCCAAAAGTCTGATGTGTTTAAAAAATTCCATGAATTTCAAAAAATGGTAGAACCACATTTTGATAAGAAGATCCTAACTATGCAAACTGATTGGGGAGGTGAGTATCAAAAGTTGAACTCATTTTCCCAACGCATTGGCATTCTCCATCATGTGTCATGCCCGCATGCTCACCAGCAAAACGGTGCAGCCGAGCGCAAGCACCGACATATTATTGAAGTAGGTCTATCCATTCTCTCGCATGCTTCCATGCCCTTAAAATTCTGGGATGAGGCTTTTCTTACTGTCACATTTCTTATCAATCGCCTTCCCACGAAAGTAATCCATGGAGAAACTCCCCTTGAGCGTCTGTAAGGTCAGAAACCTGATTACAGTTCTTTTAGGACCTTCGGCTGTGCTTGTTGGCCCAACCTTCGACCCTTCAATGCACGTAAACTTTAGTTTAGATCCAAGAAGTGCATGTTCTTAGGATATAGCCACATGCATAAAGGCTTTAAGTGTCTAGACGTCAAAGAAGGAAGAGTCTACATTTCCCGTGATGTAGTGTCCGATGAAGAAGTTTGTCCCTTCTCCACATGCATCCTAATGCTGGAGCTCAGCTTTAGTCTGAAATCTGTCTTCTTCCTTCACATCTTCGTAATCCTAGTAATGGGGATAACAACACTTTTGACCAGTTTGATAATGGTTCCCTGCAGTCTAACCGTGTTTTTCCTGAGCCTACAGGTCATGAAACTGTCATAGGAGAAAATCTGGGTGAAAATTCAGAGCAAATTGACCAAAATCTGGACTCTAACGACCAATATTTCATGCAGCAAGGGGGTTTTCCTTTTCTGGCAGGGACAGGCGGCAATCTCGGTGCTGATTCTCTACCAGAATCCGATCACCTCACGCCTGGATCTTCCTCGGGTTCGCAACTGCTCGATCCCGATGCGCCGGTTTCGTCCACCGCCACACCGAGCTCGCCACCTGTCCACCTGTCTCCAAGGACGGGGGGACAAGACGGGTCTCTCCCCTCTGCAACAGCGCCGACCGCTGCCACCGGATCGTCTACACCGGCTCCTCCGTCCTCAAGTGCTGCATCCCAGGCCGCTGGATCTTCTGCTCCGGCTGCGGGTCTTTCGCCTGGATTGTCTGCGCCGAGCAATGCTGTGCAGCTCCCAGTGGGATCTCTGCATCGCCCAGTCACTCGCCTTCAGCAAGGCATCAGAAAGCCTAAGGTATTCACGGATGGCACTGTTCAATATGGCCAGCTAGCTAGTGCTTCAGAAGGTCCTTTAAATTTGCAACAAGCACTAGATGACAAAAATTGGAAGAGTGCTATGGACCTAGAAGTAGAAGctttgcataaaaataaaacctGGCATCTTGTACCACCACAGAAAGGAAAAAATGTGATAGATTGCAAATGGGTTTACAAAATTAAAAGGAAATCTAATGGTAACATTGAGAGGTATAAGGCCCAGTTAGTTGCAAAAGGGTTCAAGCAAAGATATGGGATAGATTATGAGGACACGTTCAGTCCTGTAGTTAAAGCCGCCACAATTCGCTTGGTTTTGTCTCTTGCTGTATCAAGGAACTGGTCCCTAAGGCAGTTGGATGTTCAAAATGCCTTCTTGCATGGTTACTTAGATGAAGAAGTGTACATGAAACAACCTCCAGGATATGACGATAAAAGCAAACCAAACTACATTTTCAGACTTGACAAAGCTCTTTATGGGTTAAAACAGGCTCCTAGCCTTGGGTTTATCCCATCCAAAGGAGACACCTCTCTGTTTTTCTATAAGAGAGGGGATtgtgttatatatatatgcttgtttatgttgatgatattattgtgGCTGGCTCTTCACAGGAAGCAATTGATGCTCTACTTAAAGACCTGAAAACAGACTTTGCCATCAAGGACTTGGGGGAGTTGAGCTACTTTCTTGGGATCCAAGTGCATCAAAAACATGGAGAGCTGCTGCTGACTCAAGAGAAATATGCATCGGATGTCCTCAAGAGAGTAAACATGCAGCTCTGTAAGCCTGTGAAGACGCCGCTCAACACCACAGAAAAGTTATCTATTAAAAGTGGTGTTCGGCTGGATATTAATGATTCTACAAGATATCGAAGTATTGTTGGAGCTCTTCAATATCTAACCCTTACACGACCAGATTTGTCCTTTGCAGTGAACAAAGTCTGCTAGTTCTTGCATTCTCCTACAACTGTATACTAGGAAGCAGTTAAGAGAATACTAAGATATGTGAAAGGAACAATTAGTCTCGACATCAAGATTGgaaaatctaattctactcttGTTAGTGCCTTTTCAGATGCAGATTGGGCCGGATGTCCTGATGACAGACGCTCCACCGGTGGCTTTGCTGTGTTCTTAGGGAGTAATCTGATATCTTGGTGTGCTAGGAAATAGGCCACGGTGTCCAGGTCTAGCACCGAAGCCGAGTATAAATCCTTGGCCAATGCCACCGCTGAGGTAATGTGGGTACATATATAATTTACTTGATGAATTAGGTGTATCACATCCTCAAGAAGCATGTTTATGGTGTGACAACATTGGTGTAAAGTATCTCTCGGCTAATCCAGGTTTTCATGCTCGCACTAAACATATAGAAATTGATTTTCATTTTGTGCGTGAGCAAGTTGCAGCAAAGCGCTTGGACATCAGGTTCATCAGTACACATGATCAGATAGCCTATGGCTTTACTAAGGCACTCCCAGAAAAGCAAACTATTGCATTCAGGAACAATCTCAACTTAGCAGGTGCGTTGTGATTGTTGGGGGGTGTTGAAATATGTGATCATGGATATACACTGGTTGTTATCATTGGCGTTGGATTGCTCCTCAAGGATGTTAGTTGCAGGCCCAGTTGTTAATATCTTCAGGTTGTTGTAATCTTGTGATAGAAGCTAGATTAGATATGGATGTAATCTTGTTTGTTATTGACTTGTTGTACAAGAGTTGTAAACCACGCTGGGGTTATTCCCAGCCTATATTAACACGGAGCTGCACGTCTGATAGGGCATGCGTTACAGCCATTTTTTCACCTACGGCCGGTCCATCAGTGCCTCAACAGCTTATCCACCttggttccaaaaattttggcaAAATAGACATTATGGatattatagcatttttgtttgtatttaataagtattgttcaattatggtctaaccagactcaaaagatttgtattgcaaattatagacaaattatgtaattagttatttttttatctatggccttgtttagttccaaaaaattttgcaaaataagaatagtaccactttcgtttgtatttgacaaatattatccaatcatgtactaagtagactcaaaagattcgtctcgtcaattccgaccaaactgtacaattagtttttattttcgtctatatttaatacttcatgcatgggtctaaagatttgatgtgacggggaatctgaaaaattttgcaaaatattttgggaagtaaacaaggcctatatttaAGGGGTGTTTGATTTggagtgttaaagtttaacagatactgtagcagtttcgtcttatttaacaataaatatgactaattaaatttaaaagattcgtctctcaaattactctacaactgtgtttttagttccataaatagtctatatttagtactctatgcatatgtccaaaTTTTTTATGTGACGGACAGTAAACTTTAACAGAGCAATCTAAACGGGcccttaatgctctatacatatgtcggaagattcgatatgataggaaatctaaaaaaaattataaaattttttaaactaaacaaggccgggcGAAAAGCGATGAGCAAGAGATTTGCCCAGCACCCTGCCGTGTACCTCTgtttaggccatgtttagtgTAAGTTTTATGATATAGTTTTTAACAcatctatattttagaaacagtaTAGAAGAGTTTTATAATGATGAAGCTCTCTTTACTTCCAtaaaacttttatcatctctctctttattaatatactagtaaatatgcccgtgcgttgctatggGATAGCTAATTTTTTAAACTAAGTTGAAGTTTGTTGAATTCTAATGATATTGAATTTGTCCGATTGTTTGTTGTATAAACATAATAAGAATTATTATAAGGAatttgtaatatatatatataNNNNNNNNNNNNNNNNNNNNNNNNNNNNNNNNNNNNNNNNNNNNNNNNNNNNNNNNNNNNNNNNNNNNNNNNNNNNNNNNNNNNNNNNNNNNNNNNNNNNTGTCTCACTATATCTATGAGTGTCGTCTCTCAAAAGACTCGTCTCGCGTGTTTCTCGACCCCCGTGTAGTGAGTTCCATGTACTGTCTGCATATGGCCCTCTATGCATAGGGCCGCACAGTTTCCGTGACGGGCGCTATCTGTCCGCGGCGCTATCGCGCCGGGCCCATGTCGCTCGATACGTGTGGCGGGGGATTCGGTAAGATAGGATATCTAATTTTATTCATAACACGTCCGGGCGTAAACCGGGGCGCGCGAGAgggggcgcgcgcgcgcgcgcgcgcgcccgcGCCGGCGCCCCTCTGTGTGGGCCTTGTGGGGTGTGGGTTTTCGCACATAGTTTTTCGCACCTCTATAGATGAGTGTCAGTATGGGGGAGCGCTCTCGTGAGGCCGCTCTCTCTAgccccctctctctctttccATCTCTCTCTGTATATATCCCCGCGTGTCTATGCGCGAGCGTGGCTGTGGGAGAGCGAGGGTGTGTGTGGGAGTCGGAGGTTGTTGAATTCGTCCGAGTGTGTGTGGGGCCGACTGTGTGTGGGAGATTCTGAGGGGGATGTattatatagatatagatatatatatatatatatatatatatatatatatatatatatatatatatatatatttgtttaAGCTGAAGACACATGAATTTTAAAGTTTTCTAATACATTTAATGATATCTAGGACTCCAGCAGGCATGTTGTCTTCACATTCGTTTTCCTTGTACGTTAGTAGTTATCCCAACATTTGTTTTGTGAGTTCATATTCATCCTACACAATGATTATTGCAAGGAACTCTTCTGGTCTTTTGGATTGGAGGAGATTGTCTTAATGACCATTAATATATATAGATAAGATATATAGAGAGGTAAAAGAAGAAGGATTTTTGGTGTTTCTGATAgagttcttttcttttttgattttgatttcggccttgtttagttcaccctgaaaaccaaaaagttttcaaaattccctgtcacattgaatctttcgacacatgcatgaagcattaaatatagacgaaaataaaaacgagttgcacagtttacctgtaaatcacgagataaatcttttgatcctagttagtccataattggacaatatttgccacaaacaaacgaaaatgctacagtagcgaaatccaaaatctttttacatctaaacaagaccttcgaTTCATACTTGGTATGCAAATCGGGGAATTTTGGCCACGCTGATTCATACTCCGTCTTTTCGAAAAGGAAAAAAGGGCTGGTCTGACGGACAGAAACATGGGGTGGAATATAGGCATTGagagaagaaagagaaggaacgtaCACAGAAAcggtaaagaaaaaaaatatagacaaTGCTATATTATTATATTGGCTACTGGATAGATACGGATTGAAATTCATGGCTGACAAGGAGACGGAAACGGGTAGCATATATCCCCAGCATGCTACACGTATTCCATGCAACTGTCATCAGGAATTTGGAAAATAGGGAGGCCTGACATCATGTTTGTACCTTAGGACATGATTCATACAAGGGCTAATTATTTCAGCTAGCtaaattttaattaaaattaGTCAACTAGGTAACTATCTCTAGCTAAGACTGGTTAGGCACTTAGTTTTGCAGTAAGTTATGCTCCCACTGCTACAGAAATAATTTTCTACAACGATGCCTTTCATGGAGAGAGAGGCTACTCACAACAAACCAGTCTGAACTAAGCCGCATCAATAAAATGCCTCTATTTTTAAAGGTGGCTGAAAACAGCAGCCATCTCTAAAAATAGGTGGTGCATAGTAAAATTTGATTTTCTTTTCAAACAATATCTGATGGAAAAAGACTAATACTAAAGTTCTATATTGAAGAGTTACATAACTTTATAGTTAAtaactttttttatttaaaatcatCTATCCAAGTTTGAATTTCCCACATTTGAAATTAGGATTTTccaaatgacttcaaatgaagaaACAACCAAAATTAAAGTTATAGATGTCAAAAGTTAATCAACTTTATAAttgataacttttttatttgaacctATTTAGGGTCATATACCTATTTcaaaatcttataaaaataaaacGAGGAAAAATAGTATTTTGTATAAATACATAAGTGACTTATGGATAGATTGGTTAGAGGAGGTACAAGTAAGGCCTAATATTCTAGGGGCGGCTCCTGTTCTCAGTCACCTCTAGGGCATTGCAAATGAGAGCAGGTACAATAATAAATTTATAGCCAAGCTAATACTGATGTGgaagagagatgatagcttggctctCATACACGTACCAAGCTGGGCACAAAGACTGTGTAATTTGATTCTAGTCACTTAGTTCACAGTCAAACACTCGGCTTTATTATTGACTTTGCTCGGAGCGATGATTCTTCACATGCATCCCATTCCCTACtttggccctgtttagttccccacccaaaattttttcatccatcccatcgaatctttggacacatgtatggaacattaaatgtagataaaaaaataaactaattacacagtttagttgagaatagtgagacgaatcttttaaacctagttactccatg is part of the Sorghum bicolor cultivar BTx623 chromosome 10, Sorghum_bicolor_NCBIv3, whole genome shotgun sequence genome and harbors:
- the LOC110431102 gene encoding uncharacterized protein LOC110431102 → MASSSVPPAAFSLIGCPVTEKLGKNNFTIWSAHVLSALRGARLAHLLDEKTAAAPAKQIAKSAEKPDELSPNPEYDEWIGKDQTVFNYLFASVSRDVQVQVCNCTTSVEIWKSIQEMQSVQSRGRVINTRMALATAQKGSSTIADFFGKVKGLANDMAAAGKKLEDKEVASYILAGLDGTYDPVVSTISGRTAAEPLTLGELYTHLMSWEQRMDLLGGGSKSSANSATRGGRGGFKRGGGGRAGARGRGRDNNGGNRRQTNGDGPT